Genomic segment of Synechococcus sp. A15-28:
GCGCCACGTCGGTCATGATCGCCATCTCGGGGATGGCTTCCTTGATCTGGCGGATGGCTCTGGGAATCAGGCCATTGGGGTTGAAGCACTCAGCGCCATCCTCAGTTTTCAGGCCTTCAGCGACCTTGGGGAAAAGGACGATGCAACGCACCCCAAGGTCCCAGGCGCGCTGAACTTCCCCGGTCAGGGCCGCCAGGCTCCAGCGGCTTGCCCCTGGCATGGCACCAATGGGTTCCACATCCGCACCCTCCTGGACGAATAACGGATAGATGAAATCAGCTGCAGACAGATGATGCTCACGCACCATGGCGCGTAGGGCGGGCGTACGCCGCAGACGTCGGGGGCGGTAGGTGAGCTCCATCGGGATCTTGATCCAGGCGGAGATCGTACGGCTGAAGCCTCAGAAAGCTGCAGAGCGCAACCAGTCGTGACGTGGATTCTCGGAGCGTTGCTCACGCAACTTGTTGAGCAACGCTTGTTCCTCTGCACTCCAAGTGGAGGGCATCCTCAGGGCAAGCGTCAACAACAGATCCCCGCGCCGTCCTTTCAGCGGCCAGCCCTTTTCTTTCAGGCGCAGGCTGCGGCCGGGAGCCGTCCCAGCGGGAATGGCAACCTGTGCTTCGCCATCGGGGGTCATCACCGTGACGGTGGCCCCAAGGGCCAGCTCATCAATGCTGACGGGAAGATCCGCCTGGAGTTGATCTCCATCCAGCCTCCAGACCGGATGCTCCTTCACGTTGAGGTTGAGATAGAGATCCCCTCGGCGGCCGGTTCCCGGCTGCAGATTGCCCTTCCCTTTCAGCCGCAGGCGCGAGCCGTTCTTCACCCCAGCAGGAATGCGCACCTGCACCCGTTCGTTGTTAACGGAGAGAGCACGTTCACCACCTCGGAACGCCTCAGCAAACGAAACGCTCACGGAGGCTTCCGCGTCCAGATTCACTGGGTTGCGGGGGGAGGCATTACCCCGTGGAAAGCCACTGCCTGCAAAACCACCACCGGGGAAACCACTGCCCTGAAAGCCGCCACCGGCGCCGGGTCCGCCGAAACGGCCGAGCAGATCATTAATGAAATCGTCAAAATTTCCGTACCGACCGAAGTCCACATCCATACCAGGCCCCGCAGCCCCTGAAGCTCCGGCCTGGTTCCAGTACTGACCGAATTGTTCGTAACGACGACGCTTTTCGGGATCAGACAACACCTCATAGGCCTCACTGATCTCTTTGAAGCGTGCTTCAGCGCTGGCATCTCCCGGGTTCACATCCGGGTGGTACTGACGGGCAAGTTTGCGGAAGGCGCGCTTCACCGCGTCGCTATCGGCACTGCGGTCGACCCCCAGCACCTGGAAATAATCCTTGTAACCGCTTCCCGCCATGGTTTTTGAGACCTAATGACCAGTCTCTCAAGCAACAGTTCATCCGTGTGGGTTCCCCATGGAGGGAAGCCCGAACGGGATGCCAGCACTAGCGTTTTCATAAGTCATCTCGAAGAATGATGCGGTGGAGCCTGGCGGGCGGAGTTGCAGCTCTCGGACTCCATTTCGGTGTCCTCAGCTCACCGGTGATCGCCCAGCAATGGACCGGCAACATCAAGCAGCCGCAACAGGCTTCAACCACCCAGGCCCTCAACCTTTCTGAGCATCTGAGCAGAATCGGGGCCAGGTTTTACGGGGCCTGGACCTGCCCCGCCTGTGTTCGCCAGATGGAGCTCTTTGGCAAGCAAGCGGCTGTTCTGGTTCCTTATGTGGAGTGCAGGATGCCGGAACAACGTCCGAAGGAAGCAGCTGCCTGCCGCGAGGCGGAGGTACGGGCCTATCCCACCTGGTTGTTGCCCAGCGGACAACGGCGCGAGGGGGTTCAGTCGATCAGCGAACTGAGCCGTTGGAGCGGTCTCGACTGAACCATGGCACTGATTCACGGCTTGCACACCCGCAATCTGCGAGGGGATTTACTGGGGGGACTGACCGCAGCCGTGGTGGCCTTGCCTCTGGCCCTCGCTTTCGGCAATGCGGCTCTAGGGCCAGGTGGAGCCATCTACGGCCTTTACGGTGCAATCGTCACGGGATTTGTGGCAGCCCTGCTCGGGGGGACGCCTGCCCAGGTGAGCGGGCCGACAGGTCCGATGAGCGTCACGGTGGCTGGGGTGGTCTCCAGCCTGGCCGCCGTTGGTGTTTCTTCAGACCTCTCGGCCGGAGAAATGTTGCCGTTGGTCATGGCTTCAGTCGCGATCGGCGGCATCTTCGAGGCACTGCTGGGAGTGCTTCGTCTGGGGCGCTTCATCACCCTGGTGCCCTATTCGGTGGTTTCGGGATTCATGTCCGGCATCGGCTTCATCATCCTGATCCTGCAAATCGGCCCCTTCATCGGTGTAACCACAACAGGAGGAGTCGTCGGCTGTCTGACCACAATGGCTGAGTTGCCATTGCCAAACCTTGCGGCGTTGAGCATCGGCGTCATGACCCTTGCGGTGGTCTTCCTGACACCGGCACGGATCCGTCAATGGGTCCCATCCCCACTGTTGGCCCTGCTGATCGTGACTCCGTTGTCGCTGTTGCTGTTCAACGACGACCGGTTGCAGTCGTTGGGATTGGAACCGCTGAACCGCATCGGCGCCATTCCTGAAGGAGGGCTCCGATTCGTGATGCCGAACTTCAGTCAACATCTGCCGGAACTGATCAAGGCCGGTCTGGTGCTGGCATTGCTTGGAGCGATCGACTCGTTGTTGACTTCGCTGGTGGCCGACAACATCACCCAGACAAACCATGACTCCAACCGAGAGCTGATCGGTCAGGGAATCGCGAACACCCTCTCAGGACTGCTTTCGGGCCTTCCCGGTGCTGGAGCCACGATGCGAACAGTCATCAACATCAAATCAGGAGGAGCGACGCCTCTTTCCGGCATGACGCACTCCCTGGTGTTGTTGCTGGTGCTTCTTGGGGCAGGGGCATTCGCCGCCGAGATCCCGACAGCACTGCTGGCAGGAATTCTGATCAAGGTGGGGCTCGACATCATCGACTGGGGCTTTCTGCTCAGGGCCCATCGCCTTTCAGTCAAAACGGCTGCCCTGATGTACGCCGTGATGTTGATGACCGTCTTCTGGGATCTGATCTGGGGGGTGTTGGTGGGAATGTTCGTCGCCAATCTGCTGACGGTGGATGCCATCACGCAGACCCAGCTGCAAGGGATGGACGAGGACAACCCTCACAAGGGGGACAAGCTCCAGATCGAAAACCTCAGTGAACAGGAGCGGAGGCTGATGGAGTGCTGTGGTGGGCAACTGATGTTGTTTCGGTTGCGAGGTCCACTGAGCTTTGGTGCCGCCAAGGGGATCAGCGCTCGCATGGGGCTTGTGAGCAACTATCAGGTACTCATCCTGGACATCACGGACGTGCCACGGATGGGCGTTACCGCAGCTCTGGCCATCGAACGGATGGTTCAGGAAGCCCAAATGCTCGGACGCGTGGCCTTTGTCGCGGGCGCAAACCAACGTCTGAAGAAACGCTTGGGGCGCTTTGGCGTCACCGGCGTAGTGACGGACAGGCTGGATGCACTTCAACGGGCCAGGGACCACCTGCAAGAGTAAGCGATTCGCTACAGCCAAAGCAATTTTTGTCAAGCATTATCTGCAAGGGCTCACATCAAAAACCTGCTCGTCCTGAACACCCCAAACACTGCTAGAGAAGGAATGCTTGCGACGAACGCGTCGGCCAAGCCTTACGAAGTAAATCAATAATCCGCGGAACATTCTCTGCATCGATTCAACTCATGACGATCAGCGCACCTCCTGCACTCGCTTCACTACGAGGTAACCCGCTTGAGCCGCAAGGGACTCCCTTTCGTCGCTTCATAGGTTCTCCTCACCCCTTCGGGAGCACAGTTGAATCTGAAGGAGTCAACTTCTCTCTTTACAGCAGCAGCGCAACAAGTGTTCAACTGCTGATCTTCACCAAACCAGACGATCTTGAGCCTTCAAAGGTCATCGATCTAGATAGAAACAATAATAGAAGCTTCAACATTTGGCATACCTTCATTGAGGGGGTGAAGCCGGGC
This window contains:
- a CDS encoding DnaJ C-terminal domain-containing protein, with product MAGSGYKDYFQVLGVDRSADSDAVKRAFRKLARQYHPDVNPGDASAEARFKEISEAYEVLSDPEKRRRYEQFGQYWNQAGASGAAGPGMDVDFGRYGNFDDFINDLLGRFGGPGAGGGFQGSGFPGGGFAGSGFPRGNASPRNPVNLDAEASVSVSFAEAFRGGERALSVNNERVQVRIPAGVKNGSRLRLKGKGNLQPGTGRRGDLYLNLNVKEHPVWRLDGDQLQADLPVSIDELALGATVTVMTPDGEAQVAIPAGTAPGRSLRLKEKGWPLKGRRGDLLLTLALRMPSTWSAEEQALLNKLREQRSENPRHDWLRSAAF
- a CDS encoding SulP family inorganic anion transporter, with protein sequence MALIHGLHTRNLRGDLLGGLTAAVVALPLALAFGNAALGPGGAIYGLYGAIVTGFVAALLGGTPAQVSGPTGPMSVTVAGVVSSLAAVGVSSDLSAGEMLPLVMASVAIGGIFEALLGVLRLGRFITLVPYSVVSGFMSGIGFIILILQIGPFIGVTTTGGVVGCLTTMAELPLPNLAALSIGVMTLAVVFLTPARIRQWVPSPLLALLIVTPLSLLLFNDDRLQSLGLEPLNRIGAIPEGGLRFVMPNFSQHLPELIKAGLVLALLGAIDSLLTSLVADNITQTNHDSNRELIGQGIANTLSGLLSGLPGAGATMRTVINIKSGGATPLSGMTHSLVLLLVLLGAGAFAAEIPTALLAGILIKVGLDIIDWGFLLRAHRLSVKTAALMYAVMLMTVFWDLIWGVLVGMFVANLLTVDAITQTQLQGMDEDNPHKGDKLQIENLSEQERRLMECCGGQLMLFRLRGPLSFGAAKGISARMGLVSNYQVLILDITDVPRMGVTAALAIERMVQEAQMLGRVAFVAGANQRLKKRLGRFGVTGVVTDRLDALQRARDHLQE